A region from the Pyrinomonadaceae bacterium genome encodes:
- a CDS encoding ABC transporter permease → MINPTRTPFAAIFQNEVLLNSKRVAPYFMALLCAGNALLWWARGPARGRGWAVNADFFIAGALPVYSFMTLHMFTVLFMADPVTKDFRAGIDPLIFSKPISRAAYLLGKFFGNFFVLVCCQSAFVLTWFVLQAVPKQGVITLDWKAFPYLKHFLIFVVISHLGLAAFYFAVGALTRNAKIVYGIGVCFYPVYAFYQAILLKGLPQFWRVVLDPLVMNYSNVHTYNRSAEWLNQLVVPYRSELIIGRAMMILFAAICLTIVYARFAISERPGKVEKFSVLNLSTAAEGVYYSESSLPARSEGFEKFESSEFVPRVDVPEVARVNGGIRANVNKLIAALGVEFRLLRAERSVVVVMPLAIFLSILEVAFYNIPIDVSYSAAYASNTAKLLLIFLVGLSVFYTGEAMHRDREVRVESFLWSTPVPNHVLLLSKFLSTLLLTCGVILAVGLAAVVIQLLRSHTPIDLLAYFKVYGLILLPGTSFVIAFCVLANIVLRNKHVAYVFSIGAAVGLFYLYSNGYHHWLYNPMLYQIWNYEDLISPVLVFKRICVVAMAILCLALAHLFFQRRSVKARNSR, encoded by the coding sequence ATGATAAACCCGACCCGGACTCCATTCGCAGCAATCTTTCAGAATGAGGTGCTGCTTAATTCCAAGCGCGTCGCGCCATATTTCATGGCTTTGCTCTGCGCGGGGAATGCATTGCTTTGGTGGGCTCGAGGACCTGCCAGAGGGCGTGGGTGGGCCGTTAACGCCGACTTCTTCATCGCCGGCGCGCTTCCGGTTTACTCGTTCATGACTCTGCATATGTTCACCGTTCTGTTCATGGCGGATCCGGTGACCAAAGATTTCCGCGCCGGTATCGATCCACTTATTTTTTCAAAACCCATCAGCCGCGCCGCTTATCTCCTGGGAAAATTCTTCGGCAACTTCTTTGTCCTGGTCTGTTGTCAGTCAGCCTTCGTGCTGACGTGGTTTGTGCTCCAGGCAGTTCCCAAACAAGGCGTGATTACTCTGGATTGGAAGGCGTTTCCTTACCTAAAGCATTTTTTGATATTCGTGGTGATTTCGCACCTGGGTCTGGCCGCGTTCTATTTTGCGGTGGGTGCTCTGACTCGTAATGCGAAGATAGTCTACGGTATCGGAGTCTGTTTTTACCCGGTTTACGCTTTTTATCAGGCGATCTTATTAAAGGGCCTGCCTCAATTCTGGCGCGTTGTCCTCGATCCCCTGGTGATGAACTACAGCAACGTACACACATACAACCGCAGCGCCGAATGGTTAAATCAACTTGTAGTCCCCTACCGCTCGGAACTCATCATCGGTCGCGCGATGATGATTCTGTTTGCGGCGATTTGTCTGACGATTGTCTACGCACGCTTCGCCATATCTGAGCGACCCGGGAAAGTAGAAAAGTTTTCGGTCCTGAACCTTTCGACGGCTGCCGAAGGAGTCTATTACTCCGAGAGTTCGCTGCCGGCGCGTTCTGAAGGATTCGAAAAGTTTGAATCAAGCGAGTTTGTGCCCCGCGTGGACGTTCCTGAAGTTGCCAGGGTAAACGGAGGAATTCGTGCCAATGTGAATAAGCTGATCGCCGCCCTGGGCGTTGAGTTTCGACTGCTGCGCGCTGAACGAAGTGTTGTCGTGGTGATGCCGCTGGCAATCTTCCTCTCGATCCTGGAAGTAGCTTTCTATAACATCCCTATCGATGTCTCTTATTCCGCGGCTTATGCGAGTAACACGGCAAAGTTGTTATTAATATTCCTGGTCGGCTTGTCGGTCTTCTATACCGGCGAAGCGATGCATCGCGATCGGGAAGTTCGGGTTGAGTCGTTCCTCTGGTCGACGCCTGTTCCGAACCATGTCTTGCTGCTATCGAAGTTTCTGTCAACTCTTTTGCTGACATGCGGCGTGATCCTGGCAGTTGGTCTGGCCGCAGTTGTGATTCAACTTCTTAGAAGTCACACGCCAATAGATCTACTCGCCTACTTTAAGGTTTACGGATTGATCCTGCTGCCGGGCACGTCCTTTGTAATCGCGTTTTGCGTATTGGCAAATATTGTCTTGCGTAACAAGCATGTGGCGTACGTGTTTAGCATCGGAGCGGCGGTGGGATTGTTCTATCTGTACAGCAACGGCTACCACCACTGGCTATATAATCCCATGCTGTATCAAATTTGGAATTATGAGGATCTCATCAGTCCTGTACTCGTCTTCAAACGCATCTGCGTGGTTGCGATGGCTATCTTGTGCCTTGCGCTTGCGCATCTCTTCTTTCAGCGGCGTTCGGTGAAAGCCAGGAACTCACGTTAG
- a CDS encoding zinc ribbon domain-containing protein: protein MGTDSSFTDPAVSPFAECPTCKRLIAPKAEFCPHCREPIDPQYAKLSTFIVVFNTAACSSANTIKTAEYAAIIVFVATLLGVIMVAPMLALVNVVNSVMSIAAIILWFRRFGRFGFGDADYEKAKRDMRISLVLWIVLLAVQALAIAYFLKFRPLLWS, encoded by the coding sequence TTGGGGACCGACTCATCTTTTACCGACCCGGCGGTATCTCCGTTCGCGGAGTGTCCAACCTGTAAGCGATTGATCGCGCCGAAAGCCGAGTTCTGCCCACACTGCCGCGAACCGATCGATCCCCAATACGCGAAACTCAGCACGTTCATCGTCGTTTTCAACACCGCGGCATGTAGCTCTGCCAACACAATCAAAACCGCCGAGTACGCGGCGATCATTGTCTTTGTCGCCACCCTACTCGGAGTAATCATGGTCGCCCCCATGCTGGCTTTGGTGAACGTAGTTAACTCAGTGATGTCTATTGCGGCGATTATCTTATGGTTCCGCCGGTTTGGAAGGTTCGGGTTTGGCGATGCCGACTATGAGAAAGCTAAACGCGATATGCGAATTTCATTAGTCTTATGGATTGTTCTGCTGGCCGTTCAGGCACTGGCAATTGCTTATTTTCTCAAGTTTCGTCCGTTGCTGTGGAGCTGA
- the fusA gene encoding elongation factor G: MKVYATEAIRNLAVIGHGDAGKTQLVSSLLYVAGTTPRWGKVDEGTTTTDHEEDSIARKITLNTGLAHLEHKETKVNLIDTPGYAAFVSHARPAVRVADCGVVVVDGVKGVEVQTEKVWNYANEFMLPRMMVVTKLDKEHSDIGIALDSAHNVFKRAIVPFTLPIGKEAGFKGVVDVVHMKAYEFDANGKAKEIEIPADGRDVVDKTRERIIELVAESDDALMEKYFEQGTLEDSDVLPNITKAIAASKLCPVFAVSTTNLVGLSTLLDHIVEFAPDPAHHEAEHGKNEKGEEESRKYSSSESFSAYCFRTIADPFAGRINVFKVISGKVGTDATVYNCSRSVSERLGALHTIQGKQLDKVAEANAGDIIACVKLKETQTGDTLCDKAKALVYDPVQYPEPAIAFAIEPKSRQDEEKISVAIHKILEEDPSLSFTRDSQTKEFLLAGSGQVHVETVVDRLKKRYNVEVMLHPPKVPYKETITQRAEVQGRHKKQTGGRGQFGDCKVIFEPLPRGGGFAFEDKIFGGSVPQQFRPAIEKGIIEAASHGAIAGYPLVDFKVQLIDGSYHNVDSDEHSFRAAGRKAFRNAMEKVKPTLLEPIMDVEIEAPQECSGDIMGDLNSRRGRVQGMDARGKNQVVKAQVPMSEMLNYQSTLNSITAARGSFHMQFSHYDPVPGQLAQKIVQQAKDEGRIRVAEED, encoded by the coding sequence ATGAAAGTTTACGCCACCGAAGCCATTCGCAACCTTGCGGTCATTGGACATGGCGACGCAGGGAAGACGCAACTGGTTAGTTCGCTTCTCTACGTCGCAGGCACCACGCCCCGCTGGGGCAAGGTCGATGAGGGCACGACCACTACCGATCACGAAGAAGACTCGATTGCCCGCAAGATCACCCTTAACACCGGACTCGCCCACCTCGAACATAAAGAAACTAAAGTCAATTTGATCGACACGCCGGGATACGCCGCGTTCGTGTCGCACGCGCGGCCGGCCGTGCGCGTCGCCGACTGCGGCGTCGTGGTGGTTGATGGCGTCAAAGGTGTCGAAGTGCAGACCGAAAAAGTTTGGAATTATGCGAATGAATTCATGTTGCCGCGCATGATGGTGGTGACGAAACTGGATAAAGAGCATTCGGACATCGGAATCGCGCTCGACAGCGCGCACAACGTTTTCAAGCGAGCCATCGTTCCTTTCACTCTCCCCATTGGTAAAGAAGCCGGCTTCAAGGGCGTGGTCGATGTCGTCCACATGAAGGCCTACGAATTCGACGCGAATGGAAAGGCTAAAGAGATCGAAATTCCCGCGGACGGCCGCGATGTGGTGGACAAAACGCGCGAACGAATCATTGAACTAGTCGCCGAGTCTGACGACGCGCTGATGGAGAAGTATTTTGAGCAGGGCACGCTCGAGGATTCGGATGTGCTGCCGAACATCACGAAAGCAATTGCCGCCAGCAAGCTCTGTCCCGTGTTCGCGGTTTCAACCACGAATCTGGTGGGACTCTCGACGTTGCTCGATCACATCGTCGAGTTCGCGCCTGACCCGGCGCATCACGAAGCCGAACATGGCAAGAACGAAAAAGGCGAAGAAGAATCGCGCAAGTACTCAAGCAGCGAGTCGTTTTCCGCTTATTGCTTCCGCACAATTGCCGACCCGTTTGCCGGGCGCATCAATGTGTTCAAAGTCATCAGCGGCAAAGTCGGCACTGACGCGACCGTTTACAACTGCTCGCGCAGCGTTTCTGAGCGTCTGGGCGCGCTGCACACAATCCAGGGCAAACAGCTCGACAAAGTTGCCGAAGCCAACGCCGGCGATATCATCGCCTGCGTGAAGCTGAAGGAAACTCAAACCGGCGACACGCTTTGCGACAAGGCGAAAGCCCTTGTTTACGATCCGGTTCAGTATCCCGAGCCGGCGATCGCCTTCGCGATTGAGCCGAAGTCGCGGCAGGACGAAGAGAAGATCAGCGTGGCGATTCACAAGATTTTGGAAGAGGATCCGTCGCTGTCATTCACGCGCGACTCGCAGACGAAAGAGTTTTTGCTTGCCGGTTCAGGCCAGGTGCACGTTGAGACGGTCGTCGACAGACTTAAGAAGCGCTACAACGTCGAAGTGATGCTGCATCCGCCGAAGGTGCCTTACAAAGAGACGATTACGCAGCGAGCGGAAGTACAGGGCCGGCACAAGAAACAGACCGGCGGCCGCGGCCAGTTTGGTGATTGCAAAGTCATCTTTGAACCATTGCCGCGCGGCGGCGGGTTTGCTTTTGAAGACAAGATCTTCGGGGGTTCTGTGCCCCAACAGTTTCGGCCCGCGATCGAAAAAGGAATTATTGAGGCCGCTTCACACGGAGCTATCGCCGGTTATCCGCTGGTCGATTTCAAAGTGCAGCTGATTGACGGCTCGTATCATAACGTCGATTCGGACGAGCATAGTTTCCGCGCCGCCGGCCGCAAGGCGTTCCGCAACGCCATGGAAAAAGTTAAGCCGACACTGCTGGAACCGATCATGGATGTTGAGATTGAAGCGCCCCAGGAATGCAGCGGCGACATCATGGGCGACCTCAATTCACGTCGCGGGCGGGTGCAGGGAATGGATGCGCGCGGGAAAAACCAGGTCGTTAAGGCGCAAGTGCCTATGTCCGAGATGTTGAACTATCAATCGACGCTGAACTCGATCACCGCCGCGCGCGGCAGTTTTCACATGCAGTTCTCACACTACGATCCGGTTCCGGGACAACTGGCCCAGAAGATTGTGCAGCAGGCGAAGGACGAAGGCCGCATTCGCGTAGCGGAAGAAGATTAA
- a CDS encoding polysaccharide biosynthesis/export family protein encodes MRNKLLILFAVFAALGVTALAQTQSGGGDFQPSSVDNQGIRRYRMGAGDILDVRVFGQPDLTSAVEVDEDGNISSLPFIEDPIPAKCKNEKEVQKLITEAYAKYIVKPRVSVRITERRSRPPAIVFGAVRLPSRVSMNRRLRLHEVLVTAGGVTQNASGTIDILHTENEMCVEPEEVPTTVAAASAVAANHSKESDIGKLESFKIIDLKGGSAANNPYIRPGDIVIVNEGDPVFITGAVFQPREMIIKDQITLSRAIAMAGGPQKLANTSQVHIYRKKDGKIGSEDLKFDYDAIRKGKAPDVLLQAYDIVDVRPVGTFSPKSLGEMLKGMSMGTLGSLPMRIPF; translated from the coding sequence ATGAGAAATAAACTCCTAATTTTGTTCGCGGTGTTCGCGGCCCTCGGGGTCACCGCGCTGGCGCAGACGCAGAGTGGCGGCGGTGATTTTCAACCGTCATCCGTTGATAACCAGGGCATCCGGCGGTACCGGATGGGCGCGGGCGACATCCTCGATGTTAGAGTTTTTGGCCAGCCGGATCTGACCTCGGCGGTCGAAGTGGACGAAGATGGAAACATCTCTTCGTTGCCCTTCATCGAAGATCCCATTCCCGCGAAATGCAAGAACGAAAAAGAAGTGCAAAAGCTCATCACTGAAGCGTACGCGAAATACATCGTGAAGCCGCGAGTTAGCGTTCGTATCACTGAGCGCCGGAGCCGTCCGCCTGCCATCGTATTTGGCGCCGTGCGATTGCCTTCGCGCGTTTCCATGAATCGTCGCCTGCGACTGCACGAAGTCTTGGTGACAGCCGGCGGAGTCACCCAGAACGCGAGCGGGACCATCGATATTCTCCACACGGAAAATGAGATGTGTGTTGAGCCTGAAGAAGTTCCGACTACTGTGGCCGCCGCTTCTGCGGTGGCAGCAAATCACAGTAAAGAATCAGATATTGGGAAACTCGAATCCTTCAAGATCATAGATCTTAAAGGTGGCTCGGCGGCAAACAATCCGTACATCCGTCCGGGTGACATTGTAATCGTGAACGAAGGCGACCCGGTCTTTATCACCGGCGCCGTATTCCAGCCGCGCGAAATGATTATCAAGGACCAAATCACGCTGTCGCGCGCGATCGCCATGGCGGGCGGGCCGCAGAAGCTGGCGAACACCTCGCAAGTACACATTTACCGGAAGAAGGATGGCAAGATCGGATCGGAAGATTTGAAATTCGACTACGATGCGATTCGTAAAGGAAAAGCGCCGGACGTTCTGCTTCAGGCTTATGACATCGTCGATGTGCGGCCAGTCGGAACATTTTCTCCGAAGAGCCTCGGCGAAATGCTGAAGGGCATGAGCATGGGTACTCTGGGTTCGCTGCCGATGCGAATCCCATTCTAA
- a CDS encoding VWA domain-containing protein codes for MKNPTFLTSFTSSPLKLGTALLAGLLAAIALPFLFSAQSQSRPRTVASQPYSAPGRSDEVLKVDVDLITVDALVLEKKSARVVGDLRQADFTLSEDGVKQTITHFSQDSLPISMLLLVDRGACLDPFGTEVREAARQAIARLKPSDEVAFMSYHDEVELLQEFTRDRELVSKSLDRVPPHEEHGRHCLNKAFGAAADYVQKAGNPIGRRVIVVITGVTRDFDCPSGMSGKAAAQAIYESGAVVSAIVPKTAGQQMENAMMVWATRFGKLGGAPYMDIKKLADETGGEILSDKPERLDTTFADLISHLRTRYNLAFTSTNKNRDGTTRKLKIDVGAAAQNTKTKLVVKARRSYVAPKT; via the coding sequence ATGAAGAACCCGACTTTTCTAACGTCTTTCACCTCATCACCACTAAAACTGGGTACGGCATTGCTGGCCGGACTTCTGGCGGCAATCGCACTTCCCTTTTTGTTTTCCGCGCAGTCGCAATCGCGGCCGCGGACCGTTGCCAGTCAACCCTATTCGGCACCAGGCCGCAGCGATGAAGTTCTAAAGGTCGACGTTGATTTGATCACCGTGGATGCGCTCGTGCTGGAGAAAAAAAGCGCCCGTGTCGTCGGCGATCTGCGCCAAGCAGACTTTACGCTTTCAGAGGACGGAGTGAAGCAGACGATCACACACTTCAGCCAGGACAGCTTGCCCATCTCTATGCTGCTGTTGGTTGATCGCGGCGCCTGTCTCGACCCATTCGGGACGGAGGTGCGTGAAGCGGCACGACAAGCAATCGCCCGTCTGAAACCCAGCGACGAGGTGGCTTTCATGAGTTATCACGATGAAGTTGAGCTGCTGCAGGAGTTCACGCGCGACCGTGAGCTGGTCTCCAAATCGCTGGATCGCGTGCCGCCGCATGAAGAGCATGGGCGCCACTGCTTGAACAAAGCATTCGGCGCCGCGGCCGATTACGTGCAAAAGGCCGGCAATCCGATCGGGCGGCGCGTAATCGTCGTGATTACCGGAGTCACTCGCGACTTTGACTGTCCCAGTGGAATGTCGGGCAAGGCCGCGGCCCAGGCAATCTACGAATCGGGCGCGGTGGTTTCGGCGATTGTGCCGAAAACTGCCGGACAACAAATGGAAAACGCAATGATGGTTTGGGCGACCCGCTTCGGCAAGCTCGGTGGCGCTCCTTACATGGACATTAAAAAGCTGGCCGATGAAACTGGCGGCGAGATTCTCTCGGACAAACCGGAAAGGCTCGATACGACGTTCGCCGACTTAATCAGCCACCTGCGGACTCGCTATAACCTGGCGTTTACTTCGACAAACAAGAATCGGGATGGGACCACTCGGAAGCTGAAGATTGACGTCGGCGCGGCCGCGCAAAACACTAAAACCAAGCTGGTAGTTAAGGCAAGACGCAGCTACGTCGCGCCAAAGACTTAG
- a CDS encoding prolyl oligopeptidase family serine peptidase: protein MKKTKYAFLFLALVAVLSLSVASPLRLAQAQKNGDGGASSPLKYPETKTVTTVDTYFGTEVADPYRWLENNDSPEVAAWVEAQNKVTFGYLDQISYRTAVKDRLTKLFNYPKYGAPQRRGEWFISSKNDGLQNQSVVYIHKGLDGPREVLLDPNKFSAEGTSQLRGPQWSPKGKYYLYGVSKGGSDWNDVYVLDVATKKPLSDHLTFIKNGTGSWLGEEGFFYSRYPEPEKGKELYKQNEFQQVYYHKLGTPQSQDELVYEDKKNGQRFHSVGVTEDERFAILYVSERGKGMDGNALFFRDLKKGDKTFTPIMADITNDSFSVIENMGDKFLIETNHKAPNGKVVLYDPATKTWTDVIPEKPEPLQQSGTAGGKMFVTYLKDVTTRAYVYSLDGKLENEIILPGLGSAGGFGGWKDDKFVFYSFTSFNYPPTIFKYDIATKKSSLFRAVEIPGFNATDYEVKQVFYNSKDGTRVPMFLTYKKGLKLDGNNPTVLYGYGGFNVNNSPGFSALRIALLEQGVVYASANLRGGGEYGEKWHEAGMKLKKQNVFDDFIAAAEWLIKSKYTSSNKLAIQGASNGGLLVGAVANQRPDLFKVVHQHAGVMDMLRYHTFTIGWNWAADYGRSDANEAEFKALHAYSPIHNTKPGTKYPAVLITTADHDDRVVPAHSFKYAAAMQAAQGGDNPIIIRIDTKSGHGASSTTKALEQNADIFSFMFYNWGVTPKL, encoded by the coding sequence ATGAAGAAGACGAAGTATGCATTCCTGTTTCTCGCCTTGGTGGCCGTGCTGTCCCTGTCTGTGGCCAGTCCGCTTCGACTGGCGCAAGCGCAGAAGAATGGTGATGGCGGCGCCAGTTCGCCACTTAAGTATCCTGAAACTAAGACCGTCACGACGGTCGATACTTACTTTGGTACTGAGGTAGCCGACCCTTATCGATGGCTCGAGAACAACGACTCGCCCGAAGTGGCCGCCTGGGTCGAGGCCCAGAACAAAGTGACATTTGGTTACCTTGATCAAATTTCCTATCGCACCGCGGTCAAGGACCGGCTGACTAAGCTTTTCAACTATCCGAAGTATGGCGCTCCCCAACGTCGTGGTGAATGGTTTATTTCGTCAAAGAATGACGGTCTCCAGAACCAAAGCGTGGTGTACATCCACAAAGGTCTGGATGGGCCGCGCGAAGTCCTGCTTGACCCGAACAAGTTTTCCGCGGAGGGAACGTCGCAGTTGCGTGGACCGCAGTGGTCGCCGAAAGGAAAATACTACTTGTACGGCGTGTCAAAAGGCGGTTCAGACTGGAACGACGTCTACGTTCTGGACGTGGCCACGAAAAAGCCATTGTCTGATCATTTGACCTTTATTAAGAACGGGACGGGTTCATGGCTGGGCGAAGAGGGCTTTTTCTACAGCCGCTATCCGGAGCCGGAAAAAGGGAAAGAGCTTTATAAGCAGAACGAGTTTCAGCAAGTCTATTACCATAAGTTAGGCACACCGCAGTCCCAGGACGAACTGGTTTACGAAGATAAGAAGAACGGGCAGCGGTTTCACAGTGTTGGCGTAACTGAAGATGAACGCTTCGCCATTCTCTATGTGTCGGAACGTGGCAAGGGAATGGACGGCAACGCTCTCTTCTTCCGCGATCTGAAAAAGGGCGACAAAACTTTCACACCGATCATGGCGGACATCACGAACGACAGCTTCTCCGTCATCGAAAACATGGGTGACAAGTTCCTGATTGAAACCAACCATAAGGCGCCGAACGGCAAAGTTGTCCTTTACGATCCGGCCACGAAAACCTGGACAGATGTGATCCCCGAGAAACCCGAACCGCTGCAACAATCAGGCACTGCGGGTGGCAAGATGTTCGTCACGTATCTGAAGGACGTCACGACGCGCGCGTACGTGTACAGCCTCGACGGCAAGCTCGAGAATGAAATTATTCTGCCGGGCCTGGGATCGGCCGGTGGCTTTGGCGGTTGGAAAGACGACAAGTTCGTCTTCTATAGCTTCACGTCATTCAACTATCCGCCGACAATTTTCAAGTATGACATCGCGACGAAAAAGTCTTCTCTATTTCGCGCGGTCGAGATTCCCGGGTTCAATGCCACCGATTACGAAGTGAAGCAGGTTTTCTACAACAGCAAGGACGGCACGCGCGTGCCGATGTTCCTGACCTACAAGAAGGGCCTGAAGCTTGATGGCAACAACCCGACGGTGCTCTACGGTTATGGCGGTTTCAACGTCAATAACAGTCCGGGCTTCAGCGCGCTCAGGATTGCGCTGCTCGAACAGGGCGTCGTCTACGCGTCCGCGAACCTGCGCGGCGGGGGCGAGTACGGCGAGAAATGGCACGAAGCCGGAATGAAACTCAAAAAGCAGAACGTGTTCGATGATTTCATTGCCGCGGCGGAGTGGCTGATCAAGAGCAAGTACACTTCCTCGAACAAGCTGGCGATTCAGGGCGCTTCGAACGGCGGTTTGCTGGTCGGCGCGGTCGCGAATCAGCGTCCGGATTTGTTCAAAGTAGTGCACCAGCACGCGGGTGTGATGGACATGCTGCGTTACCACACGTTCACCATTGGCTGGAACTGGGCGGCGGACTATGGCCGCAGCGACGCGAACGAAGCTGAGTTCAAAGCGCTGCATGCCTACTCGCCGATTCACAACACCAAGCCGGGGACGAAGTATCCGGCAGTGCTTATCACTACCGCCGATCACGACGATCGCGTGGTGCCGGCGCACTCGTTTAAGTACGCTGCGGCCATGCAGGCGGCGCAGGGCGGGGACAACCCGATTATTATCCGCATCGATACCAAATCGGGTCACGGCGCCAGCAGCACCACCAAAGCTTTGGAGCAGAACGCGGACATTTTCTCGTTCATGTTCTACAACTGGGGCGTCACGCCTAAGTTGTAA
- a CDS encoding M23 family metallopeptidase: MKRRLITLAVIIPALAILSYFGGDKLILVGRIAQLYAAAPDERLAMPVAGVSKSKVSDSWLAPRSGGERQHQGQDIFAPRGTPVLSATDGYVVRVGENRLGGKTVSVMGAGGRMYYYAHLDAYAPNLGLGEYVTPKTVLGFVGTTGNAAGTPPHLHFGVYSTKGAINPLPMLSERVEATPAGKAAKARLGKERN; this comes from the coding sequence ATGAAGAGGCGTTTAATTACACTCGCAGTCATCATCCCCGCTCTGGCCATACTGAGCTATTTCGGAGGCGATAAACTGATCCTTGTCGGACGCATCGCGCAACTCTACGCCGCCGCACCTGACGAACGCCTGGCGATGCCTGTCGCCGGCGTTTCAAAGAGTAAGGTTAGCGACTCGTGGCTTGCGCCGCGTAGTGGCGGCGAGCGCCAGCATCAAGGACAGGACATATTCGCACCCAGGGGGACGCCGGTGCTTTCGGCTACAGACGGCTACGTCGTGCGCGTCGGTGAGAATAGACTCGGCGGGAAGACGGTTTCGGTGATGGGCGCAGGTGGAAGGATGTATTACTACGCCCATCTCGATGCTTACGCGCCGAACCTTGGCCTCGGAGAATACGTCACACCCAAGACCGTGTTGGGGTTTGTGGGCACAACTGGTAATGCCGCCGGTACGCCGCCGCATCTTCATTTCGGAGTCTACTCGACCAAAGGGGCTATCAACCCGCTTCCGATGTTGAGTGAGAGGGTGGAAGCAACGCCTGCCGGCAAAGCCGCGAAGGCGCGGTTGGGCAAGGAACGCAACTGA